The following coding sequences are from one Delphinus delphis chromosome 17, mDelDel1.2, whole genome shotgun sequence window:
- the ESRP1 gene encoding epithelial splicing regulatory protein 1 isoform X6 — protein sequence MTASPDYLVVLFGITAGATGAKLGSDEKELILLLWKVVDLANKKVGQLHEVLVRPDQLELTEDCKEETKIDAESLSSAPQLDQALRQFNQSVSNELNIGVGTSFCLCTDGQLHVRQILHPEASKKNVLLPECFYSFFDLRKEFKKCCPGSPDIDKLDVAAMTECLNFEKNSSASRYGACQVEDMGNIILAMISDPYNHRFSDPERVNYKFESGTCSKMELIDDNTVVRARGLPWQSSDQDIARFFKGLNIAKGGAALCLNAQGRRNGEALVRFVSEEHRDLALQRHKHHMGTRYIEVYKATGEDFLKIAGGTSNEVAQFLSKENQVIVRMRGLPFTATADEVVAFFGQHCPITGGKEGILFVTYPDGRPTGDAFVLFACEEYAQNALRKHKDLLGKRYIELFRSTAAEVQQVLNRFSSAPLIPLPTPPIIPVLPQQFVPPTNIRDCIRLRGLPYAATIEDILDFLGEFSTDIRTHGVHMVLNHQGRPSGDAFIQMKSADRAFMAAQKCHKKTMKDRYVEVFQCSAEEMNFVLMGGTLNRNGLSPPPCKLPCLSPPSYTFPAPAAVIPPEAAIYQPSVLLNPRALQPSTAYYPAGTQLFMNYTAYYPSV from the exons ATGACGGCGTCTCCGGATTACTTGGTGGTGCTTTTTGGAATCACTGCTGGGGCCACCGGGGCCAAGCTGGGCTCGGATGAGAAGGAGCTGATCCTGCTGTTATGGAAAGTCGTGGATCTGGCCAACAAGAAG GTGGGACAGTTGCACGAAGTACTAGTTAGACCGGATCAGTTGGAGCTGACGGAGGATTGTAAAGAAGAAACTAAGATCGACGCCGAGAGCCTGTCCTCGGCGCCGCAGCTGGACCAAGCCCTCCGACAG ttTAACCAGTCAGTGAGCAATGAGCTGAATATTGGGGTAGGAACCTCCTTCTGTCTCTGTACTGATGGGCAGCTTCATGTCAGGCAAATCCTGCATCCTGAGGCTTCCAAGAAG AATGTATTATTGCCTGAATGCTTCTATTCCTTTTTTGATCTTCGGAAAGAGTTTAAGAAGTGTTGCCCTGGTTCACCTGATATTGATAAACTGGATGTTGCAGCAATGACAGAGT GTTTAAATTTCGAGAAGAATAGTTCAGCCTCCCGATATGGAGCCTGTCAAGTTGAAGATATGGGAAATATAATTTTAGCAATGATTTCAGACCCTTATA ATCACAGGTTTTCAGATCCAGAAAGAGTAAATTACAAATTTGAAAGTGGCACTTG CAGCAAGATGGAACTTATTGATGACAACACAGTAGTCAGGGCACGAGGTTTGCCATGGCAGTCTTCGGATCAAGATATTGCAAGATTCTTCAAAGGACTCAATATTGCCAA GGGAGGTGCAGCACTTTGTCTGAATGCCCAGGGTCGAAGGAACGGAGAAGCTCTGGTTAGGTTTGTGAGTGAGGAGCACAGAGACCTAGCACTCCAGAGGCACAAACATCACATGGGGACCCGGTACATTGAG gTTTACAAAGCAACAGGTGaagattttcttaaaattgctGGCG GTACATCCAATGAGGTCGCCCAGTTTCTCTCCAAGGAAAACCAAGTCATTGTCCGCATGCGGGGGCTCCCGTTCACGGCCACAGctgatgaagtggtggccttctTTGGACAGCATTGCCCCATCACTGGGGGGAAGGAAGGCATCCTCTTTGTTACGTACCCAGATGGTAGGCCAACAGGGGACGCTTTTGTCCTCTTTGCTTGTGAGGAATATGCACAGAACGCATTGAGGAAGCATAAGGACTTGTTGGGTAAAAGATACATTGAACTCTTCAGGAGCACAGCAGCTGAAGTTCAGCAG GTGCTGAATCGATTCTCCTCGGCCCCTCTCATTCCACTTCCAACCCCTCCCATTATTCCAGTACTACCTCAGCAATTTGTGCCCCCTACAAACATTAGAGACTGTATACGCCTTCGAGGTCTTCCCTATGCAGCCACAATTGAGGATATCCTGGACTTTCTGGGGGAATTTTCCACCGATATTCGGACTCATGGGGTCCACATGGTATTGAATCACCAG GGACGCCCATCAGGAGATGCCTTTATCCAGATGAAGTCTGCGGACAGAGCATTTATGGCTGCACAGAAGTGTCATAAAAAAACCATGAAGGAcagatatgttgaagtctttcAGTGTTCAGCTGAGGAGATGAACTTTGTGTTAATGGGGGGCACTTTAAATCGAAATGGCTTATCCCCACCGCCATGTAAGTTACCAT GCCTGTCTCCTCCCTCCTACACATTTCCAGCTCCTGCAGCAGTTATTCCTCCTGAAGCTGCCATTTATCAGCCCTCTGTGCTCTTGAATCCACGAGCACTGCAGCCCTCCACAGCATACTACCCAGCAGGCACCCAGCTCTTCATGAACTACACAGCGTACTATCCCAG
- the ESRP1 gene encoding epithelial splicing regulatory protein 1 isoform X5 — translation MTASPDYLVVLFGITAGATGAKLGSDEKELILLLWKVVDLANKKVGQLHEVLVRPDQLELTEDCKEETKIDAESLSSAPQLDQALRQFNQSVSNELNIGVGTSFCLCTDGQLHVRQILHPEASKKNVLLPECFYSFFDLRKEFKKCCPGSPDIDKLDVAAMTECLNFEKNSSASRYGACQVEDMGNIILAMISDPYNHRFSDPERVNYKFESGTCSKMELIDDNTVVRARGLPWQSSDQDIARFFKGLNIAKGGAALCLNAQGRRNGEALVRFVSEEHRDLALQRHKHHMGTRYIEVYKATGEDFLKIAGGTSNEVAQFLSKENQVIVRMRGLPFTATADEVVAFFGQHCPITGGKEGILFVTYPDGRPTGDAFVLFACEEYAQNALRKHKDLLGKRYIELFRSTAAEVQQVLNRFSSAPLIPLPTPPIIPVLPQQFVPPTNIRDCIRLRGLPYAATIEDILDFLGEFSTDIRTHGVHMVLNHQGRPSGDAFIQMKSADRAFMAAQKCHKKTMKDRYVEVFQCSAEEMNFVLMGGTLNRNGLSPPPCKLPCLSPPSYTFPAPAAVIPPEAAIYQPSVLLNPRALQPSTAYYPAGTQLFMNYTAYYPSMQPRMDLYTQMTRPGLYPKNGFVFKGPSS, via the exons ATGACGGCGTCTCCGGATTACTTGGTGGTGCTTTTTGGAATCACTGCTGGGGCCACCGGGGCCAAGCTGGGCTCGGATGAGAAGGAGCTGATCCTGCTGTTATGGAAAGTCGTGGATCTGGCCAACAAGAAG GTGGGACAGTTGCACGAAGTACTAGTTAGACCGGATCAGTTGGAGCTGACGGAGGATTGTAAAGAAGAAACTAAGATCGACGCCGAGAGCCTGTCCTCGGCGCCGCAGCTGGACCAAGCCCTCCGACAG ttTAACCAGTCAGTGAGCAATGAGCTGAATATTGGGGTAGGAACCTCCTTCTGTCTCTGTACTGATGGGCAGCTTCATGTCAGGCAAATCCTGCATCCTGAGGCTTCCAAGAAG AATGTATTATTGCCTGAATGCTTCTATTCCTTTTTTGATCTTCGGAAAGAGTTTAAGAAGTGTTGCCCTGGTTCACCTGATATTGATAAACTGGATGTTGCAGCAATGACAGAGT GTTTAAATTTCGAGAAGAATAGTTCAGCCTCCCGATATGGAGCCTGTCAAGTTGAAGATATGGGAAATATAATTTTAGCAATGATTTCAGACCCTTATA ATCACAGGTTTTCAGATCCAGAAAGAGTAAATTACAAATTTGAAAGTGGCACTTG CAGCAAGATGGAACTTATTGATGACAACACAGTAGTCAGGGCACGAGGTTTGCCATGGCAGTCTTCGGATCAAGATATTGCAAGATTCTTCAAAGGACTCAATATTGCCAA GGGAGGTGCAGCACTTTGTCTGAATGCCCAGGGTCGAAGGAACGGAGAAGCTCTGGTTAGGTTTGTGAGTGAGGAGCACAGAGACCTAGCACTCCAGAGGCACAAACATCACATGGGGACCCGGTACATTGAG gTTTACAAAGCAACAGGTGaagattttcttaaaattgctGGCG GTACATCCAATGAGGTCGCCCAGTTTCTCTCCAAGGAAAACCAAGTCATTGTCCGCATGCGGGGGCTCCCGTTCACGGCCACAGctgatgaagtggtggccttctTTGGACAGCATTGCCCCATCACTGGGGGGAAGGAAGGCATCCTCTTTGTTACGTACCCAGATGGTAGGCCAACAGGGGACGCTTTTGTCCTCTTTGCTTGTGAGGAATATGCACAGAACGCATTGAGGAAGCATAAGGACTTGTTGGGTAAAAGATACATTGAACTCTTCAGGAGCACAGCAGCTGAAGTTCAGCAG GTGCTGAATCGATTCTCCTCGGCCCCTCTCATTCCACTTCCAACCCCTCCCATTATTCCAGTACTACCTCAGCAATTTGTGCCCCCTACAAACATTAGAGACTGTATACGCCTTCGAGGTCTTCCCTATGCAGCCACAATTGAGGATATCCTGGACTTTCTGGGGGAATTTTCCACCGATATTCGGACTCATGGGGTCCACATGGTATTGAATCACCAG GGACGCCCATCAGGAGATGCCTTTATCCAGATGAAGTCTGCGGACAGAGCATTTATGGCTGCACAGAAGTGTCATAAAAAAACCATGAAGGAcagatatgttgaagtctttcAGTGTTCAGCTGAGGAGATGAACTTTGTGTTAATGGGGGGCACTTTAAATCGAAATGGCTTATCCCCACCGCCATGTAAGTTACCAT GCCTGTCTCCTCCCTCCTACACATTTCCAGCTCCTGCAGCAGTTATTCCTCCTGAAGCTGCCATTTATCAGCCCTCTGTGCTCTTGAATCCACGAGCACTGCAGCCCTCCACAGCATACTACCCAGCAGGCACCCAGCTCTTCATGAACTACACAGCGTACTATCCCAG